A region from the Serinus canaria isolate serCan28SL12 chromosome 10, serCan2020, whole genome shotgun sequence genome encodes:
- the FOXB1 gene encoding forkhead box protein B1, whose amino-acid sequence MPRPGRNTYSDQKPPYSYISLTAMAIQSSPEKMLPLSEIYKFIMDRFPYYRENTQRWQNSLRHNLSFNDCFIKIPRRPDQPGKGSFWALHPSCGDMFENGSFLRRRKRFKVVKSDHLAPSKPADAAQYLQQQAKLRLSALAATGTHLPQMSTYNLGVSQPSSFKHPFAIENIIAREYKMPGGLAFSTMQPMPAAYPLPNQLTTVGSSIGTGWPHMYSSGMIDTATPISMASSEYGAYGVPIKPLCHGGQTLPAIPVPIKPTPAAVPALPALPAPIPTILSNSPPSLSPTSSQTATSQSSPATPSETLTSPAPALHSVAVH is encoded by the coding sequence ATGCCTCGCCCGGGCAGAAACACTTACAGCGACCAGAAGCCTCCCTACTCCTACATCTCGCTGACCGCCATGGCAATCCAGAGCTCCCCGGAGAAGATGCTGCCCCTGAGCGAGATCTACAAGTTCATCATGGACCGCTTCCCCTACTACCGGGAGAACACTCAGCGCTGGCAGAACTCCCTCCGCCACAACCTCTCCTTCAACGACTGCTTCATCAAGATCCCGCGCCGCCCCGACCAGCCGGGCAAGGGCAGCTTCTGGGCGCTGCACCCCAGCTGCGGGGACATGTTCGAGAACGGCAGCTTCCTGCGCCGCCGCAAGCGCTTCAAGGTGGTCAAGTCGGACCACCTGGCCCCCAGCAAGCCGGCGGACGCGGCGCAGTACCTGCAGCAGCAAGCCAAGCTGCGGCTCAGCGCCCTCGCGGCCACCGGCACCCACCTGCCCCAGATGTCCACGTACAATCTCGGCGTGTCCCAGCCCTCCAGCTTCAAGCACCCCTTCGCCATCGAGAACATCATCGCCAGAGAGTACAAGATGCCCGGGGGCCTCGCCTTTTCTACGATGCAGCCCATGCCGGCTGCCTACCCCCTCCCCAATCAATTGACTACGGTGGGCAGCTCCATTGGCACGGGCTGGCCCCACATGTACAGCTCCGGCATGATCGACACCGCCACCCCCATCTCCATGGCCAGCAGCGAGTACGGCGCCTACGGCGTGCCCAtcaaacccctctgccatgggggGCAGACTTTGCCGGCCATCCCCGTCCCCATCAAGCCTACCCCTGCCgcggtgccagccctgcccgccctgcccgcGCCCATCCCCACCATCCTCTCGAACTCGCCgccctccctcagccccacgTCCTCGCAGACGGCCACCAGCCAAAGCAGCCCGGCCACCCCCAGCGAGACTCTCACCAGCCCGGCGCCCGCCCTGCACTCCGTGGCTGTGCACTGA